The bacterium genome contains a region encoding:
- a CDS encoding ATP-binding cassette domain-containing protein, whose product MQTTLEQLGIGDKWRARIGEVSGGECQRAAIARALVKRPQLILADEPTGNLDGKTAEVIVGEMKRLRDQGVGVLMVTHNEKIAEKYADRIITLRDGLIESDERRRGSGISTQRGDKLRQKKRDGQSIEARGDDKDVRSVPLMG is encoded by the coding sequence GTGCAGACGACATTGGAGCAGCTTGGGATTGGGGACAAATGGCGAGCGCGCATCGGGGAGGTTTCCGGGGGGGAATGCCAACGTGCAGCTATTGCTCGGGCGTTGGTGAAGAGGCCCCAGCTTATCCTTGCCGACGAACCCACGGGCAACCTCGACGGGAAAACTGCTGAAGTCATCGTAGGAGAAATGAAGCGCCTTCGGGACCAAGGCGTTGGTGTGCTGATGGTCACGCACAACGAGAAGATAGCTGAGAAGTATGCAGACCGGATCATAACCCTCCGTGACGGCTTAATCGAAAGCGATGAGCGCAGGCGTGGGTCGGGCATCTCAACGCAGCGCGGAGACAAATTGCGACAGAAGAAACGGGACGGACAATCCATTGAGGCCCGTGGGGATGACAAAGATGTGCGCTCTGTTCCTTTGATGGGCTAG